The Gemmatimonadaceae bacterium genome window below encodes:
- a CDS encoding glycoside hydrolase family 16 protein: MKTRADARAVVVLFLAACASAATSNTSGVTTPPVTPPSWTLVWSDEFDGAAGISFDRTKWVADTGGGGWGNQEREFYTTRLDNISLDGNGHLVITALAEPANTVDSCWYGSCRYTSARIKTAGLFSQSYGRFEARIRIPRGQGLWPAFWMLGNNIDLVGWPKSGEIDIMENIGKEPAVVHGTMHGPGYSGAGGIGGPYQLGSGVFADDFHVYAVEWNPNSVQWFVDSAQYFQTTLGSIPSGTTWVFDHPFFLLMNVAVGGGWPGDPDATTTFPQTMVVDYVRVYKKL, from the coding sequence ATGAAAACTCGTGCGGATGCTCGAGCGGTGGTCGTGCTCTTCCTTGCCGCGTGTGCGTCCGCGGCGACGTCGAATACGTCGGGCGTGACGACGCCTCCCGTGACGCCGCCATCCTGGACGCTCGTCTGGAGCGACGAGTTCGATGGTGCGGCGGGCATCTCCTTCGATCGCACGAAGTGGGTCGCGGACACCGGCGGAGGCGGCTGGGGCAATCAGGAGCGCGAGTTCTACACGACGCGCCTCGACAATATTTCGCTCGACGGTAACGGGCATCTGGTTATCACGGCACTCGCTGAACCGGCGAACACTGTCGACAGCTGCTGGTATGGGAGCTGTCGATACACCTCGGCGCGAATCAAAACCGCGGGTCTTTTCTCGCAGTCCTATGGGCGCTTCGAGGCGCGCATTCGCATTCCTCGCGGACAGGGGCTCTGGCCCGCCTTCTGGATGCTGGGCAACAACATCGATCTCGTCGGTTGGCCGAAGAGCGGCGAGATCGACATCATGGAGAACATTGGAAAGGAGCCAGCCGTCGTTCACGGGACGATGCACGGTCCTGGATATTCCGGCGCCGGCGGCATCGGAGGACCATACCAGCTCGGCAGCGGCGTGTTCGCCGATGATTTTCACGTCTATGCCGTCGAGTGGAACCCGAATAGCGTCCAGTGGTTCGTCGACAGCGCACAGTACTTCCAGACGACGTTAGGCAGCATTCCATCCGGCACGACATGGGTGTTCGATCACCCGTTCTTTCTGCTCATGAATGTTGCCGTCGGCGGAGGCTGGCCCGGCGATCCGGATGCGACGACGACTTTCCCACAGACGATGGTCGTGGACTACGTGCGCGTTTATAAGAAGCTGTAA
- a CDS encoding HAMP domain-containing sensor histidine kinase has product MPIAEARHRMSLARRLALLTGGVIALCLIVVVAAAYKMLTRSAIAGAEERLVRSTRELAAVAETGLRQNRLRYLTAARNAALTLALGDADARENERSVSASSKKLLADARLVLAGLVLPTDSGLVIELWDAKGQRATHVGRGRSVTAAIPVSNLALGARAMLRLAVRAARAPESLGLSPLYVSDGSVYFWLVQPVVRRRGVIGYIAHERRIADNTQADRSVRALAGDGVTTYYGNADGSTWATVGGVPATPPGSVINQSDHDGTDVRVVTASAPIPETPLQIMMQSRLDYILAAPRATLRQLVVVGIVLIFAGTGAALFIGRRVAKPIVAIADAAESIARGRYDVRVPGADVAEIARLADSFNHMANEVAAAEETRREIAHMGRVAAVAELAASFSHELRQPLTAIRANAEAGSILLARGTRDLDEAAESFRNIVSDCDRAAEVINQIRLLLRKESSATTTLDINEICRQAVHLLQHDAVLRSTGLELSLTPHSLTLMGDPVQLQQVILNLTINALDAASSSSIRRAVSVSTTLVRGVAEIAIRDSGPGIPSDVEAHLFEPFFTTKTQGLGMGLTIVRSIVERHHGRVSAVNVAEGGALFTVTLPVSTTTPNGRTGVSLGNSVVSRALSDRGQNRRHPNVPRTTNQTTIP; this is encoded by the coding sequence ATGCCAATCGCCGAAGCTCGACACCGCATGTCGCTGGCGCGAAGGCTGGCGCTTCTCACCGGTGGAGTGATCGCCCTTTGCCTGATAGTGGTCGTCGCCGCGGCGTACAAGATGCTGACGCGCTCGGCGATTGCGGGAGCGGAGGAGCGACTCGTCCGATCGACTCGCGAACTCGCCGCCGTCGCTGAAACGGGACTCAGGCAAAACCGGCTTCGTTACCTGACGGCGGCGCGTAATGCCGCGCTCACCCTCGCGTTGGGCGACGCCGACGCCCGCGAGAACGAGCGAAGCGTATCAGCTTCTTCGAAGAAGCTCCTCGCCGACGCACGCCTGGTACTCGCCGGCCTCGTGCTCCCGACGGACTCCGGGCTGGTGATCGAGCTGTGGGATGCGAAGGGGCAGCGCGCCACCCATGTCGGTCGAGGGAGGTCGGTGACGGCAGCGATACCCGTGAGCAATTTGGCGTTAGGCGCTCGAGCGATGTTGCGCCTGGCGGTCCGCGCGGCCAGAGCGCCCGAGTCGTTGGGGCTGAGCCCACTCTACGTGTCCGACGGGAGCGTCTATTTCTGGCTGGTGCAGCCAGTCGTTAGGCGGCGTGGAGTGATCGGATACATCGCGCACGAGCGTCGCATCGCGGACAATACGCAGGCGGATCGCAGCGTGCGCGCGCTCGCGGGCGACGGCGTGACGACGTACTACGGCAATGCCGATGGAAGCACCTGGGCGACCGTCGGCGGCGTGCCGGCTACTCCACCGGGCAGCGTCATCAACCAGTCTGACCATGATGGCACCGACGTGAGAGTTGTCACCGCGAGCGCGCCGATTCCGGAGACGCCGCTCCAGATCATGATGCAGTCGCGACTCGACTATATCCTCGCCGCGCCCCGGGCCACCCTCCGGCAATTGGTTGTCGTCGGCATCGTCCTGATCTTTGCCGGAACCGGTGCGGCGCTGTTCATCGGTCGACGAGTCGCCAAGCCGATTGTCGCGATCGCCGATGCCGCGGAGTCGATTGCTCGCGGACGATACGACGTTCGTGTGCCAGGGGCCGACGTGGCCGAGATCGCGCGTCTCGCAGACAGCTTCAATCACATGGCGAATGAAGTGGCTGCCGCCGAAGAGACAAGGCGCGAGATCGCGCACATGGGCCGAGTGGCAGCGGTCGCCGAGCTCGCTGCCTCCTTTTCGCACGAGTTGCGTCAGCCGCTGACCGCGATTCGTGCGAACGCCGAGGCCGGATCGATTCTCCTCGCGCGTGGGACGCGCGATCTCGACGAGGCGGCAGAAAGCTTCAGAAACATCGTCAGCGACTGCGATCGCGCGGCGGAGGTCATCAACCAGATTCGGCTGCTCTTGCGCAAGGAGTCATCCGCGACGACGACGCTCGACATCAACGAGATTTGCCGGCAGGCCGTGCATCTTCTCCAGCATGACGCGGTGCTCCGGAGCACCGGTCTGGAGCTCTCCCTCACACCGCACTCGCTCACGCTCATGGGGGATCCCGTGCAGCTGCAACAGGTAATCCTCAATCTCACGATCAATGCACTGGATGCGGCGTCCTCGTCCAGCATCCGGCGCGCGGTGAGTGTCAGCACAACGCTCGTCCGTGGCGTGGCGGAGATCGCAATTCGCGACAGCGGACCTGGCATCCCTTCCGACGTGGAAGCGCATCTCTTCGAGCCCTTCTTCACGACGAAGACACAAGGACTCGGCATGGGCCTCACGATTGTCCGGTCGATCGTCGAGCGGCATCACGGCCGTGTAAGTGCGGTGAACGTGGCCGAAGGTGGTGCGCTCTTCACCGTGACACTTCCCGTTTCGACCACGACCCCGAACGGACGTACGGGCGTTTCGTTAGGCAATTCGGTGGTGTCGCGAGCGCTGAGCGACAGAGGACAGAATCGAAGGCATCCGAACGTTCCGCGCACTACGAACCAGACGACGATTCCGTGA
- a CDS encoding response regulator yields MSPLPITFEEWVGIVDDDESIRRSLVRLLRVLGVRAETFGDAEEYFERDLSSPCCLVIDVQLGTSTGFEFYDRLLARADSLPPVIFISAYDDPATLQHARAVGARGWLRKPFTAAALLELLRPCLASRASDSSDDSACWSVRTDSAVAHQSF; encoded by the coding sequence ATGTCTCCATTGCCGATCACTTTCGAAGAGTGGGTCGGTATCGTCGACGACGATGAGTCGATCAGGCGATCGCTAGTCCGTTTGCTGCGTGTGCTTGGCGTCCGCGCTGAGACGTTCGGTGACGCGGAGGAGTATTTCGAGCGGGACCTCTCGTCGCCATGCTGTCTCGTAATCGACGTTCAGCTCGGAACGTCGACAGGTTTCGAGTTCTACGACCGTCTCCTGGCGCGTGCGGACTCGCTTCCGCCGGTCATCTTCATCAGTGCGTACGATGATCCGGCCACGCTGCAGCACGCTCGAGCCGTTGGCGCGCGCGGCTGGCTCCGCAAACCATTCACCGCGGCTGCGCTGCTCGAGCTTCTGCGCCCGTGCCTCGCGAGTCGCGCGAGCGACAGCTCGGACGATAGCGCCTGCTGGTCGGTTCGCACGGACTCTGCCGTGGCACACCAGAGTTTCTGA
- a CDS encoding acylase, with product MKRLSLIIAAAVPLLAAAPQQESRNPELARLEREAQNVSITRDDWGIPHVYGKTDADAVFGLVYAQAEDDFNRVETNFINAIGRLAEAEGEKEIYRDLRMKLFIDPDTLKADYAASPDWLKKLMDAWADGLNFYLAKHPTVKPRVITHFEPWMALSFSEGSIGGDIERVNLNQLAAFYGNQPREDKGSQREDETTMPNEPSGSNGVAIAPSNTVGHHALLLINPHTSFFFRAEVQVHSDEGLNAYGAVTWGQFFVYQGFNDRIGWMHTSSGVDAIDEYLETIVKKGDQLFYKYGNEERPITVSTITVPYKTASGMATKQFTVYRTHHGPIIREQNGKWVAIRLMNEPVKALTQSYTRTKARDYKSFKQIMDLHTNSSNNTIYADADGNIAYFHGNFIPRRNTRFDWSKPVEGSDTATEWHGLLSVDESPHLLNPASGWLYNSNNWPWSAAGPSSPKRADYPAYVETGREESWRGYHALRVLSNRKDFTVERLRAAAYDSYLPAFEKFIPSLLSAYDQLPASDPLKTKLAEQIKLLRGWDYRWAVPSVATSLAVFWGEEMTRRVGAEARRAGVSTDDYILGKATPAERVEALAAASDKLGADFGNWKTPWADINRFQRLTGDIVQPFNDAGASIPVGFTSSRWGSLASFGARPYPGTKKWYGTSGNSFVSVIEFGDSVRAIAVTAGGESGHPASPHFNDEAQRYATGDLRPVYFYRSQLAGHTEKTYNPGAEVEP from the coding sequence ATGAAGCGCCTCTCTCTGATCATTGCAGCCGCCGTCCCGCTCCTCGCTGCCGCGCCGCAGCAAGAGTCTCGGAACCCGGAGCTTGCGCGTCTCGAGCGCGAAGCACAAAACGTCTCCATCACGCGTGATGATTGGGGCATTCCCCACGTCTACGGGAAGACCGACGCCGACGCGGTGTTTGGTCTCGTCTACGCGCAGGCGGAAGACGACTTCAATCGCGTCGAGACAAACTTCATCAATGCGATCGGGCGGCTCGCCGAGGCAGAAGGGGAAAAGGAGATCTACCGCGACCTCAGGATGAAGCTGTTCATCGATCCAGACACGCTCAAGGCGGACTACGCCGCGAGCCCGGACTGGCTCAAGAAGCTGATGGACGCCTGGGCCGATGGGTTGAACTTCTATCTGGCGAAGCATCCCACGGTGAAACCGCGTGTTATCACGCACTTCGAGCCGTGGATGGCGCTGAGCTTCAGTGAGGGGAGCATCGGCGGCGACATCGAGCGCGTGAACCTCAATCAGCTCGCGGCGTTCTACGGAAACCAACCGCGTGAAGACAAGGGATCACAGCGCGAGGACGAAACCACGATGCCTAACGAGCCGAGCGGCTCGAATGGGGTAGCGATCGCGCCGTCGAATACCGTTGGGCATCACGCCTTGCTCCTGATCAACCCGCATACGTCGTTCTTCTTCCGTGCCGAGGTGCAGGTGCACAGCGACGAGGGGCTGAACGCGTACGGCGCGGTCACGTGGGGGCAGTTCTTCGTCTATCAGGGTTTCAACGATCGCATCGGTTGGATGCACACGTCGAGCGGCGTCGACGCGATCGATGAGTATCTCGAGACGATCGTGAAGAAGGGCGATCAGCTGTTTTACAAATATGGCAACGAGGAGCGACCCATAACGGTGAGTACGATCACCGTGCCTTACAAGACGGCGAGTGGTATGGCGACGAAGCAGTTCACCGTGTACCGCACACATCACGGACCGATCATTCGTGAGCAGAACGGCAAGTGGGTCGCCATTCGGCTCATGAACGAGCCGGTGAAGGCGCTCACGCAGTCCTACACACGGACGAAGGCGCGCGATTACAAGTCGTTCAAGCAGATCATGGATCTGCACACGAACTCGTCGAACAATACTATTTACGCGGACGCCGACGGGAACATCGCCTACTTTCATGGGAACTTCATTCCGCGTCGCAATACTCGCTTTGATTGGTCGAAGCCCGTGGAGGGAAGCGACACCGCCACCGAGTGGCACGGCTTGCTATCCGTCGACGAGTCGCCGCATCTGCTGAATCCTGCAAGCGGATGGCTGTATAACTCCAATAACTGGCCGTGGTCGGCCGCGGGACCGTCGAGCCCGAAGCGTGCGGACTATCCCGCCTACGTCGAGACGGGTCGTGAGGAGTCGTGGCGCGGCTACCATGCCTTGCGTGTGCTCTCGAATCGCAAGGATTTCACGGTCGAGCGGCTCCGCGCTGCGGCCTACGACAGCTATCTCCCCGCTTTCGAGAAATTCATCCCTTCCCTCCTCTCCGCGTACGATCAGTTGCCGGCGAGCGACCCGCTCAAGACGAAACTCGCCGAGCAGATCAAATTGCTGCGTGGGTGGGACTATCGTTGGGCAGTTCCGTCGGTGGCGACCTCACTTGCAGTGTTCTGGGGCGAAGAGATGACTCGGCGCGTCGGCGCCGAGGCGCGCCGCGCCGGCGTCTCGACCGATGACTACATCCTCGGGAAGGCAACGCCGGCGGAGCGCGTGGAAGCGCTCGCCGCGGCATCGGACAAGCTCGGCGCCGACTTTGGAAACTGGAAGACGCCGTGGGCCGATATCAACCGCTTCCAGCGCCTAACGGGTGACATCGTCCAACCCTTCAACGACGCCGGGGCGAGCATTCCCGTCGGGTTCACGTCGTCGCGATGGGGCTCGCTCGCTTCGTTTGGCGCGCGGCCATATCCGGGGACAAAGAAGTGGTATGGCACGAGCGGCAACAGCTTCGTTTCGGTCATCGAGTTCGGGGATAGCGTGCGAGCAATTGCGGTGACCGCGGGCGGTGAGAGCGGGCATCCGGCCTCACCACACTTCAACGACGAGGCGCAGCGATACGCGACTGGTGACCTGCGCCCGGTCTACTTCTATCGGTCTCAACTCGCGGGCCACACGGAAAAAACGTACAATCCAGGCGCGGAGGTCGAACCATAG
- a CDS encoding class I SAM-dependent methyltransferase translates to MATANVYTRRWFSTFLGRIDAAIVDREIAFLRRHLAAGARVLDLCCGTGRHAAPLSDAGFRIVGLDRDASALRDARSWAPAADFVRADMRQLPLETGSVDAAICMWQSFGHLDTEGNEAILGGLARVLLPNGCLVMDLYHLDFHAAHQGERTIERDGERVFESRRMHGDRLRATLRYESSGESEEFEWQLFTPSAIGAMARRAGLEVRLVCAEFDEHVAASSERARMQLVFRGM, encoded by the coding sequence GTGGCGACGGCTAACGTCTACACTCGCCGCTGGTTCTCCACCTTCCTCGGCCGGATCGACGCGGCGATCGTCGACCGCGAGATCGCGTTTCTACGCAGGCACCTGGCCGCGGGCGCGCGCGTGCTCGACCTCTGCTGCGGCACCGGCCGGCACGCGGCTCCGTTGAGCGACGCTGGATTCCGCATCGTCGGCCTCGATCGAGACGCGTCGGCATTACGCGACGCAAGATCGTGGGCGCCAGCCGCAGACTTCGTGCGCGCCGACATGCGGCAGTTGCCGCTCGAGACAGGCAGCGTCGACGCAGCGATCTGCATGTGGCAGAGCTTCGGCCATTTGGATACTGAGGGTAACGAGGCCATCCTCGGCGGGCTGGCGCGCGTGCTGCTACCTAACGGTTGCCTGGTCATGGATCTCTATCACCTGGATTTTCACGCCGCGCACCAGGGCGAGCGAACGATCGAGCGCGATGGCGAGCGCGTGTTCGAATCGCGCCGGATGCATGGCGATCGGCTGCGCGCGACGCTGCGCTACGAGTCGAGCGGCGAGTCGGAGGAATTCGAGTGGCAGTTGTTCACACCCTCGGCCATTGGAGCAATGGCTCGGCGAGCTGGATTGGAGGTGCGGTTGGTTTGCGCCGAGTTCGACGAGCACGTTGCGGCGTCGAGCGAGCGGGCGAGGATGCAGCTTGTGTTTAGAGGGATGTGA
- a CDS encoding efflux RND transporter periplasmic adaptor subunit, with translation MGSPTPLHDLSKLRIDRDAPTAGVRRAVIRNAIFAVIVFALAAAVLLVLRQRSVVPVQTIVAAVSNDPGVKSGSSGATSVTANGYIVARTRASVSSKVPGRLAYLGVSEGSFVTEGEIIARLENGDYAAQVAEANANIATSHAQVVEAEADRDQQQSDAKRLRDIRVQNKQLVSQQEVDAAETKLATSDARVKAAQARVIAADASLRFAQVNLANTEIRAPFTGTVLRKEAEVGEVVAPSVGGGLTRGAVVTMADLKSLEVEVDVNEAYIARLHGGQAARITLDAYPDTSFAGHIRQVVPTADRQRATVQVKVTIVDRDPRILPEMGARVDFLEPEAKLAGAPAIASAPRIRVPAAVVHEENGQSIVWLVRDGRLESRAVEAAPTSAGFREIRKGLAGGEMLLAGGVDQPKTGMRVTFTKP, from the coding sequence ATGGGCAGCCCCACACCGCTGCACGACCTCTCCAAACTCCGTATCGATCGCGACGCGCCAACGGCCGGCGTGAGACGGGCAGTGATACGAAACGCGATCTTCGCGGTAATCGTGTTCGCTCTTGCCGCGGCCGTGCTTCTCGTTTTGCGCCAGCGATCGGTTGTGCCGGTGCAGACGATCGTCGCCGCCGTGTCGAACGATCCTGGAGTGAAGAGCGGTTCCAGCGGCGCAACGAGCGTGACGGCCAACGGGTACATCGTCGCCCGCACGCGCGCGTCCGTGTCGTCCAAGGTTCCCGGACGACTCGCGTACCTCGGCGTGAGCGAGGGATCATTCGTGACAGAAGGCGAGATCATCGCGCGACTCGAGAATGGCGATTACGCGGCGCAGGTCGCGGAGGCAAACGCGAACATCGCCACCAGCCATGCGCAGGTCGTCGAAGCGGAAGCGGATCGCGATCAGCAGCAAAGCGACGCGAAACGCTTGCGCGACATTCGCGTTCAGAACAAGCAGCTCGTATCGCAGCAGGAAGTGGATGCCGCCGAGACGAAGCTCGCGACCTCCGACGCGCGCGTGAAGGCGGCGCAAGCGCGCGTCATCGCGGCCGATGCATCGTTGCGTTTCGCGCAGGTGAATCTCGCGAACACCGAGATTCGTGCGCCGTTCACGGGTACGGTTTTGCGCAAGGAGGCCGAAGTTGGGGAGGTCGTCGCCCCGTCGGTGGGTGGCGGATTGACGCGCGGTGCGGTCGTGACGATGGCCGACCTCAAGAGCCTCGAGGTCGAGGTCGACGTGAACGAGGCATATATCGCGCGCCTGCACGGCGGACAAGCAGCGCGGATCACGCTCGATGCGTATCCGGACACGTCGTTCGCCGGCCACATTCGGCAGGTCGTGCCGACGGCCGATCGGCAACGGGCGACGGTGCAGGTGAAGGTGACGATCGTCGATCGCGATCCCCGCATTCTGCCCGAAATGGGCGCGCGCGTCGATTTCCTCGAGCCCGAGGCGAAGCTCGCGGGCGCACCTGCGATCGCGTCGGCACCGCGAATTCGGGTTCCGGCCGCGGTCGTTCACGAAGAGAACGGCCAATCGATCGTGTGGCTCGTGCGCGACGGACGCCTCGAGTCGCGCGCCGTCGAGGCAGCGCCGACGAGCGCCGGGTTCCGAGAGATTCGCAAAGGACTCGCCGGCGGCGAGATGTTACTGGCCGGCGGCGTCGATCAGCCGAAGACGGGGATGCGGGTGACGTTTACGAAACCCTAA
- a CDS encoding ABC transporter ATP-binding protein has translation MALVEIRDVYKSFQRDTQHIDVFNGITLDVDEGSFLALMGPSGSGKSTLLNLIAGLDKPNAGTIRVAGSEVSAMKPRQLAPWRARHVGFVFQQFNLLPVLTAYQNVELPLLLTRLSKKERDERVRIALGVVGLDDRMDHYPRQLSGGQEQRVSIARAIVADPTVILLDEPTGQLDGKSSQEVLTLLKRLNAEFRKTIVIVTHDAHAAERATTVLHLEKGDLIRSDSVPSLRAAEAATARVPR, from the coding sequence ATGGCCCTGGTCGAGATTCGCGACGTCTACAAGTCGTTCCAGCGTGACACGCAACACATCGATGTGTTTAACGGCATCACCCTCGACGTGGACGAGGGGAGCTTTCTCGCTCTGATGGGTCCCTCGGGCTCGGGAAAGTCCACGCTGCTCAACCTGATCGCGGGCCTCGACAAGCCGAATGCCGGCACGATTCGCGTCGCAGGCTCCGAAGTCAGCGCGATGAAACCGCGCCAGCTCGCGCCGTGGCGCGCGCGGCATGTGGGTTTCGTGTTTCAGCAATTCAACTTGCTGCCGGTGCTGACGGCATATCAGAACGTCGAGCTGCCGCTGCTGCTCACGCGGCTCTCGAAGAAAGAGCGGGACGAGCGAGTGCGTATCGCGTTAGGCGTCGTGGGACTCGACGATCGGATGGATCACTATCCGCGGCAGCTGTCGGGCGGGCAGGAGCAGCGCGTCAGCATCGCGCGCGCGATCGTCGCCGACCCGACGGTGATTCTCCTTGACGAGCCGACCGGTCAGCTCGACGGCAAGAGCTCGCAGGAGGTGCTCACCCTGCTGAAGCGTCTCAATGCCGAATTCAGGAAAACGATCGTCATCGTGACGCACGACGCTCACGCCGCCGAGCGAGCGACGACGGTGCTCCATCTCGAGAAGGGCGATCTCATTCGCAGCGACTCCGTGCCGAGCCTTCGGGCTGCCGAGGCCGCAACGGCGCGGGTGCCACGATGA